A part of Aegilops tauschii subsp. strangulata cultivar AL8/78 chromosome 2, Aet v6.0, whole genome shotgun sequence genomic DNA contains:
- the LOC109731407 gene encoding 9-beta-pimara-7,15-diene oxidase, giving the protein MELIGATLCFCFVSLITVSVILVSLLSRKLVPSSDKRRPPGPWSLPLIGNLHQILTTKLPVVLRDLAKKHGPVMYLRLGQIDTVVISSPAAAQEVLRDKDLTFTSRPSILLSEVTLYGNLDIGFAPYGSYWRTLRKICTVELLSERKVRQFSPVRDSETMCLVRNVGDASRGGKPFNISRLLVSCSNSITGRTVFGEMCSPELQKEFMSALDKARNLAAGLCIGDLFPSLRFIDVVSGLRGRLWRARHQQDKVLDEIISQSEMRQGHYLLSVLLRIRDEGELDFPMELDNIKAIIMDMFAAGTDTTSSAAEWVMSELMRNPEVMAKAQAEVRRTFGDKSPQDHEGHMLELPYTNMVIKETMRLNPVLPLLVPRVCRETCNVGGFEVTEGTRVMVNTWALGRNPEYWLEPEKFRPERFEDVRTSQKGSQFDYLPFGSGRRTCPGDIFALAVLELMVARLLYYFDWSLPAGVKPSELDMEMTVALSARRKNQLHLVATPYKAYAVVS; this is encoded by the exons ATGGAGCTAATCGGAGCCACCCTCTGCTTCTGCTTTGTTTCTCTCATCACAGTGTCCGTGATTCTAGTTTCCTTGCTTAGCCGCAAACTAGTACCAAGTTCCGACAAGCGGCGGCCTCCTGGCCCATGGAGTCTGCCCTTGATCGGAAACCTGCACCAAATCCTAACCACCAAGCTGCCCGTCGTCCTCCGGGACCTGGCAAAGAAGCATGGGCCGGTCATGTACCTTCGGCTGGGCCAGATCGACACCGTGGTGATCTCCTCGCCGgcggccgcgcaggaagtgctgCGTGACAAAGATCTTACATTCACGTCGCGGCCAAGCATTCTGCTCTCCGAGGTCACCCTCTATGGAAACCTCGACATCGGCTTCGCGCCATACGGCTCATACTGGCGGACGCTCCGCAAGATCTGCACGGTGGAGCTCCTAAGCGAGCGGAAGGTGAGGCAGTTTTCGCCGGTAAGGGACAGCGAGACCATGTGCCTTGTTAGGAACGTGGGCGACGCCAGCAGAGGTGGCAAGCCGTTCAATATCAGCAGGCTGCTCGTGTCGTGCTCAAATTCGATAACCGGGAGGACGGTGTTCGGGGAGATGTGCAGCCCCGAGCTCCAAAAGGAGTTTATGTCCGCGTTGGACAAGGCGCGGAACCTTGCCGCGGGGCTCTGCATCGGGGACCTCTTCCCGTCGCTGCGGTTCATTGACGTGGTCTCCGGGCTGAGAGGCCGGCTATGGCGAGCCCGCCACCAGCAGGACAAGGTCCTGGACGAGATCATCTCGCAGTCCGAGATGCGGCAAGGTCATTACCTTCTCAGCGTTTTGCTTAGGATCAGGGACGAGGGGGAGCTTGACTTCCCGATGGAACTGGATAACATCAAGGCAATCATAATG GATATGTTCGCGGCCGGGACAGACACGACATCATCAGCTGCTGAGTGGGTCATGTCGGAGTTGATGAGGAACCCGGAAGTGATGGCCAAGGCGCAGGCGGAGGTGCGACGAACATTTGGCGATAAAAGCCCACAAGACCATGAGGGACACATGCTGGAGCTACCCTACACAAATATGGTAATCAAGGAGACCATGAGGCTAAATCCAGTGTTGCCGCTGCTGGTTCCCCGTGTCTGCCGAGAGACCTGCAACGTTGGTGGGTTTGAGGTCACGGAGGGTACCAGGGTTATGGTCAATACCTGGGCACTGGGTAGAAACCCTGAGTATTGGCTTGAACCTGAGAAATTCAGGCCGGAGAGGTTCGAGGATGTCAGGACAAGCCAAAAAGGCTCACAGTTCGACTACTTGCCATTCGGTAGCGGAAGGAGAACCTGCCCAGGCGATATATTTGCGCTGGCTGTGTTGGAGCTCATGGTGGCACGACTTCTTTACTACTTTGATTGGAGCCTCCCTGCCGGAGTGAAGCCGAGTGAGCTGGACATGGAAATGACAGTTGCCTTATCGGCAAGGAGGAAGAACCAACTGCACCTAGTGGCGACACCGTATAAAGCATATGCAGTTGTTAGTTGA